A genomic region of Anaerolineales bacterium contains the following coding sequences:
- the rpsJ gene encoding 30S ribosomal protein S10 has translation MATTKQKIRIRLKAYDHRVIDQSAKRIVETAERTGARVVGPVPLPTKRELFTVRRSPFIDKDSHEHFEIRTHNRIIDVMEPDSKTIDMLMRLNLPAGVDIEIKI, from the coding sequence ATGGCAACTACCAAGCAGAAGATTCGTATCCGCCTCAAGGCTTACGATCACCGCGTGATCGATCAGTCGGCCAAACGCATCGTCGAAACGGCGGAGCGCACCGGGGCGCGCGTGGTTGGCCCCGTGCCGCTGCCCACCAAGCGTGAGCTGTTCACCGTGCGCCGTTCCCCGTTCATCGATAAGGACTCGCACGAGCACTTTGAGATCCGCACGCACAACCGCATCATCGATGTAATGGAGCCTGACTCCAAGACCATCGATATGCTCATGCGCCTCAACCTGCCGGCCGGCGTGGACATCGAGATCAAGATCTAG
- the rplC gene encoding 50S ribosomal protein L3 — protein MFKGLIGKKIGMTQIFDEQGRAVPVTLLEAGPCFVTQIRRPDVEGYSAVQLGFGETKAKHLSGGQLGHLNRVKAPTLRYLREFRTKQLEVKEGDTVTVESFAVGDAVDVISVSKGKGFAGAMKRHGFGGGPMSHGQSDRQRAVGSIGSGTSPGRVWKGKKLPGHMGVRQVTTLNLKVAFVDTEKNLIGLHGAVSGGKGAIVTIREARKA, from the coding sequence ATGTTCAAAGGGCTTATTGGCAAGAAAATCGGTATGACCCAGATTTTCGACGAGCAAGGCCGCGCTGTGCCGGTTACGCTCCTCGAGGCTGGGCCTTGCTTTGTCACCCAGATCCGCCGCCCGGATGTAGAAGGCTACAGTGCGGTGCAGCTGGGTTTTGGCGAAACCAAGGCCAAGCACCTCAGCGGTGGTCAGCTCGGCCACCTCAATCGCGTCAAGGCGCCTACCTTGCGCTATCTGCGTGAATTCCGCACCAAACAACTTGAAGTCAAAGAAGGCGACACCGTCACGGTGGAGAGCTTTGCTGTGGGCGACGCGGTGGATGTGATCAGCGTCAGCAAGGGTAAAGGCTTTGCCGGCGCCATGAAGCGCCACGGCTTTGGTGGTGGCCCCATGAGCCACGGCCAGTCGGACCGCCAGCGTGCTGTCGGCTCGATCGGTTCGGGCACCAGCCCCGGCCGCGTATGGAAGGGCAAGAAGTTGCCCGGCCACATGGGTGTGCGCCAGGTAACTACGCTCAACCTCAAGGTTGCCTTCGTGGACACTGAGAAGAACCTGATCGGCCTGCATGGCGCCGTCTCTGGCGGCAAAGGCGCGATCGTGACCATTCGTGAGGCGCGCAAGGCGTAA
- the rplD gene encoding 50S ribosomal protein L4, which yields MKLDVYTLKGTKLDQQAELPASVFEAPINVDLMHQAYTRQMANAHLGTRKTKTRAEVSGGGRKPWKQKGTGRARQGSIRSPQWVGGGKVHTPRPKSFEQDMPQKMRQAALRSALSSKAADQDIVLVENLALDEAKTKIVAEALTKLVGESTALLVLPSKDEDYVRVVRAGRNLQSCKTLLANYLNVRDLLGYDKLILPLDAIKAIESALG from the coding sequence ATGAAATTAGACGTATACACTCTCAAAGGCACCAAGCTCGACCAGCAGGCAGAACTGCCGGCCAGCGTGTTTGAAGCGCCGATCAACGTAGACCTGATGCACCAGGCGTACACGCGCCAGATGGCCAATGCGCACCTGGGCACGCGTAAGACCAAGACCCGCGCCGAAGTGAGCGGTGGTGGCCGCAAGCCCTGGAAGCAGAAGGGTACCGGCCGCGCCCGCCAAGGCTCCATCCGCTCGCCGCAGTGGGTGGGTGGTGGCAAGGTGCACACCCCGCGCCCCAAGAGCTTCGAGCAGGACATGCCGCAGAAGATGCGCCAGGCCGCGCTGCGCTCGGCGCTCTCCTCCAAGGCGGCTGACCAGGACATCGTGCTGGTGGAGAACCTCGCTCTGGATGAGGCCAAGACCAAGATCGTGGCCGAGGCGCTGACCAAGCTGGTGGGCGAAAGCACCGCACTGTTGGTGCTGCCCAGCAAGGATGAAGATTACGTGCGCGTCGTACGCGCCGGCCGCAACCTGCAGAGCTGCAAGACCCTGCTGGCCAACTATCTGAACGTGCGTGACCTGCTGGGTTACGACAAGCTCATTCTGCCGCTGGATGCCATCAAGGCCATCGAAAGTGCGCTGGGATAA